A portion of the Canis lupus baileyi chromosome 6, mCanLup2.hap1, whole genome shotgun sequence genome contains these proteins:
- the PKP1 gene encoding plakophilin-1, whose amino-acid sequence MNPSPLKTALAYECFPDQDNSTLALPSDQKMKTGTSGRQRVQEQVMMTVKRQKSKSSQSSTLSHSNRGSMYDGLADNYNNYGTTSRSSYYSKMQAANGSWGYPIYNGTLKRENDNRRFSSYSQMENWGRHYPRGTCTTTGAGSDICFMQKIKASRSEPDLYCDPRGTLRKGTLGNRGQKTTQNRYSFYSTCSGQKAVKKCPVRPSSCTSKPDPVYVPPISCNKDLSFGHSRASSKICSEDIECSGLTIPKAVQYLSSQDEKYQAIGAYYIQHTCFQDESAKQQVYQLGGICKLVDLLRSPNQNVQQAAAGALRNLVFRSVTNKLETRRQSGIREAVSLLRRTGSTEIQKQLTGLLWNLSSTDELKEELIADALPVLADRVIIPFSGWCDGNSNVTREMVDPEVFFNATGCLRNLSSADAGRQTMRNYTGLIDSLMAYVQNCVAASRCDDKSVENCMCILHNLSYRLDAEVPTRYRQLEYNARNAYTEKSSTGCFSNKSDKMMNNNYDCPLPEEEANPKGSSWLYHSDAIRTYLNLMGKSKKDATLEACAGALQNLTASKGLMSSGMSQLIGLKEKGLPQIARLLQSGNSDVVRSGASLLSNMSRHPVLHRAMGNQVFPEVTRLLTSHTGNTSNSEDILSSACYTVRNLMASQPQMAKQYFTSSMVNNIINLCRSSASPKAAEAARLLLSDMWSSKELQGVLRQQGLDRNMLGALTGPNSLRNFTSRF is encoded by the exons GTTCCATGTACGATGGCCTGGCCGACAATTACAACAACTATGGGACCACCAGCCGGAGCAGCTACTACTCCAAGATGCAGGCGGCGAATGGCTCATGGGGATATCCG ATCTACAACGGGACCCTCAAGCGGGAGAATGACAACAGGCGCTTCAGCTCCTACAGCCAGATGGAGAACTGGGGCCGGCACTACCCACGGGGCACCTGTACCACCACTGGCGCCGGCAGCGACATCTGCTTCATGCAGAAGATCAAGGCGAGCCGCAGCGAGCCGGACCTCTACTGTGACCCTCGCGGCACCCTGCGCAAGGGCACGCTGGGCAACCGGGGCCAGAAGACCACCCAGAACCGCTACAGCTTCTACAGCACCTGCAGCGGCCAGAAGGCGGTCAAGAAGTGTCCCGTGCGCCCGTCCTCCTGCACCTCCAAGCCGGACCCCGTGTACGTCCCACCCATCTCCTGCAACAAGGACCTGTCCTTTGGCCACTCGAGGGCCAGCTCCAA GATCTGCAGTGAGGATATTGAGTGCAGTGGGCTGACCATCCCCAAGGCTGTGCAGTACCTGAGCTCCCAGGACGAGAAGTACCAGGCCATCGGGGCCTATTACATCCAGCACACCTGTTTCCAGGACGAATCGGCCAAACAACAG GTGTATCAGCTGGGAGGCATCTGCAAGCTGGTGGACCTCCTCCGGAGCCCCAACCAGAACGTGCAGCAGGCTGCGGCTGGGGCCCTGCGTAACCTGGTGTTCCGGAGTGTCACGAACAAGCTGGAGACCCGGAGGCAGAGCGGGATCCGAGAGGCTGTCAGCCTCCTGAGGAGAACCGGGAGCACTGAGATCCAGAAACAACTGACCG GGCTGCTCTGGAACCTGTCGTCCACTGACGAGCTGAAGGAGGAGCTCATCGCCGACGCCCTGCCTGTGCTGGCCGACCGGGTCATCATCCCCTTCTCCGGCTGGTGTGACGGCAACAGCAACGTGACCCGGGAAATGGTGGACCCCGAAGTCTTCTTCAATGCCACCGGCTGCTTGAG GAACCTGAGCTCGGCCGATGCCGGCCGCCAGACCATGCGGAACTACACGGGGCTCATTGACTCCCTCATGGCCTACGTCCAGAACTGCGTGGCCGCCAGCCGCTGTGATGACAAG TCCGTGGAGAACTGCATGTGCATCCTGCACAACCTCTCCTACCGCCTGGACGCGGAGGTGCCCACGCGCTACCGCCAGCTGGAGTACAACGCGCGCAACGCCTACACGGAGAAGTCCTCCACCGGCTGCTTCAGCAACAAGAGCGATAAGATGATG AACAACAACTACGACTGCCCCCTCCCGGAGGAAGAGGCCAACCCCAAGGGCAGCAGCTGGCTGTACCATTCGGATGCCATCCGCACCTACCTGAACCTCATGGGCAAGAGCAAGAAAGACGCCACCTTGGAGGCCTGCGCCGGCGCCCTGCAGAACCTGACGGCCAGCAAGGGGCTG ATGTCCAGTGGCATGAGCCAGCTGATCGGGCTCAAGGAGAAAGGCCTGCCCCAGATCGCTCGCCTCCTGCAATCAGGCAACTCTGATGTGGTGCGGTCTGGAGCCTCCCTCCTGAGCAACATGTCCCGCCACCCCGTGCTGCACAGAGCGATGG gGAACCAGGTATTCCCCGAGGTGACCAGGCTCCTCACCAGTCACACTGGGAACACCAGCAACTCGGAAGACATCCTGTCCTCGGCCTGCTACACGGTGAGGAACCTGATGGCCTCCCAGCCGCAGATGGCCAAGCAGTACTTCACCAGCAGCATGGTCAACAACATCATCAACCTGTGCCGCAGCAG TGCCTCACCCAAGGCTGCGGAAGCTGCCCGCCTCCTCCTGTCTGACATGTGGTCCAGCAAGGAACTGCAGGGTGTCCTCAGACAG caaGGCCTGGATAGGAACATGCTGGGGGCCTTAACCGGACCCAACAGCCTCAGGAACTTCACCTCCCGATTCTAA